TTCATTGCAAAAGAAGGTATTTTGGGGAAAACCTAAAAAGGAAGAAATAGAAGAATACCCAGTGAAAACCATCCAAGAAGTCCTACATGCCTTTGAGGTATACTTATTATTTTACAATCTTTAATctttaaactatttaaaattttttatttttaataaaaataaatctttatagGTAGGGATGTGTCGCACTGTTTGTACAGTATTTGAAGTCGATACAGACTATGCTTGGGTCTACATTGCGTgtaaaaaatgcaataaaaagaCTATCGTAATGCAAGACATTAAGTTGGAAGATGAAAAGCAAAAACCATCACCAAAGTTTTTTTGTGAGTATTGCAAAGAGTACACAGCATATGTCTCTCCCAAGTAAgtattttacttaaattttacacctaaatttatatatagtatataatgtTATATAACACTAACAGTAAATCAACTGATTTTCACATCAAACAATGTTAAGGTTCTGGATTTATCTAAAAGTCAAAGACGATACTGGAGAAATGAAATGTATGGTTTTTGACAGCTTCGCTGCCGATATGGTTGGAATGCAAGCTTCAGAGCTCTTAAACAATAGATACAATTTGGTAATTATTCATGTTTATAGCtgtttgatgttttatttggttttagacgaatctttagatattttaaaacaatctACTTTGCTTATATATAAATCAGCTAGAAGATCATGATTCTATTCCTCTCGAAGTTAAAGCTTTACAAGGCCAGACATTCGAGTTCCTTCTTTCTATCGAGTCAAAGCATATTAGGGGGAACTCCACCACTTACAATGTGGCTGCATTGTGCTCTGACGGGAATAAAATTGCTCCCCAGATTGTCTCTTCGGACACATATGTAGATCCTTCTTCAATGTTATCTGGTGGTCAGgtatcaatatttttatataaattggaTTTCCAATATGGTTATTTGTAGACATTAAATTAATAACTGTAAAATTATACGTAATTAGGGTTCTTTAATGCTTACTGATGGGGGTGAGCCATCTGATGTGGATGCTTCAACCTCTTCCACACCATCATCAAAAAGAGGTTCATCAAACGAATTTGAAGGAGATGACCAATCATCTACATCCAAAAAACATTGTTCTATGTTGGTTAATGAAGAAGCTGTTAATGTTGCTGCTGTTTCTAAGGAACTAGACCATTTGTTGAATTAATTTCCTTTGATTTTATTATCTACCTTGATTATTTTGAATTTCGACATTGGTTATGGTTTATGGTATTTTTTATTAAGACATTTggtattttttattatctatcttgattattttgaattattttcgATATGAAGCTATGTGGttaatttctatatttctatatGTTTATGGTTTAgagtttgaaatttttaatgaatatttatcatttctatcttctatacattttatatatgttatattgttAAATATAGAAATTGTAATAATGTAAGTTTTAATCAGTACATAATTTTGTGTATAATTTGAGAAAAACATTCAATGTATACACATCTCTTTTTAATTCATTCTTagttgaataaaaaagaaaattcaagtTGATAACTGAATCTCCTCTGTTTTCAAGCAAAAGTTCATGCAAGTCATCTTTAATGACAGTTTTTTCCGTAATACATTGAATATAATCCCGATAATTACGCTTTTAttgaaatataatatcaaattaggtGAATCTCGAAATCTCAATAGGCATCTTTAACCCTATATATAAATTCTTCTTTGCAATACTTGATATTCATCAAACgtgaaaattattttacttccttccaaaaagaatatttttgtttccttctttaaCTGATATCATGAATCTCGGCTTTGATCGACTACGTAACATGTATACATGGGATTCTTATGGTCGTATTTGTGTGAAGGTTCTTCGTAAATGGcgaaagagagatgaagaagatgattgtaTCGAAATGATTGTTTGTgatatatttgtaagtaaaagttttcagttttttaaaacTACTGTAGTTTTAACACATATGTACATTTGTCTCTGTAATAACCCTTTTGTTCTTCGTTTTCtatatttatatgaatacaGGGTGATAAAATGTTCATAACCATTCCTAATCACTTGATCCAATATTTATCGGATCAATTTGAAGAAGATGCTTGGAAAATCATAACTACTTTCCAAGTTGTCAACACCAGAAGGGTTATTAGTTTATCCTATATTACTCTTCGCATACTATTGAAGGAAGAAACGAGAGTTGAATACACTGAAGCAAGGACCACCAATCATTTCATCGACTATGTTTCATGGGATACATTTTTTGATGGTTATCATGCCGACAGTAACAGATGCTTAggtattactatatattaataatgatttGTATAGTTTATTGGtattctttggtttaatttttaaccTACTAAATTTATCACTTGCAGAGATTATGGGCCGAATAGTCCGTGTGCAGCCTATTAGGTATCTCGACAAAGATACTTCTACTCAGTTTAATGGGATGGACAGGGTGATACGTTTTTATCTCATTAATGAAAAGTAATAATTCTCCAAATACAcaactttttaagaaaataatatatacatatactgtttaaaatttgatatttactGAAATCGTATATTTTGTAGCGACgaagagattcattgtcttgCTTACAATGAACATGCTGACTATTTTAGACAAAACTGGGTTCGAAGCTTCACAATTCCTATTATAGGTGTACTGCGTTTCTGGAAGCCAAAGTATTCTGcaaatggtatttttttttaatccataaTGTCAATTTACATGATTGCTTAATAAcgaaacataataatttattcaaattgtAGGTGAGAAAATCGAACTTGAAAGTGTTCCTGCAATGTCTACTATTCTAATTGATCCACCATATACAGAAGTCTATGATTTTAGAAACAGGTATCTTCTTAATGTcaataaatgatatatttttttctttataatatacTTATTACTaataattgtatttgatttttttagaatatCTTTCAACAGAGATCCTGATGATGACAACTATGACTTTTGAGAAGGGCAAGTAAAGAAATCACACTATACAAAAGAAAGCAATCCTCAGTTTTCAAACTTTGGacataatttagatttttttcccttcttttctaATTGCCTTATGTtggtatgtttgttttttatgtttctttatggTGAAGTAGCAAACAcgcatttaatttgtttaatacattttgatttctttataaaaatagcACAAAGGTCAAAATGTGTTAANGTTATTAGTTTATCCTATATTACTCTTCGCATACTATTGAAGGAAGAAACGAGAGTTGAATACACTGAAGCAAGGACNataaattattctttttaaccAAATACAAACAAATTGGCACAATCTCAATAACTGATTTGATATTGTTCTTTtggtatattttattttgcatcttAAATacaatttacataaaaaaagagGAAACGACTACTTTGCTTATATCGGTTGttaagatttattatatttcgAAATTTTGTTCTTAATTGTAAACAACTACTTTGCTTATTTGTATGTTAATATTTACTTATACCACGAGAATATTTCAGAGAATATTATTTCTACCAAAAAGATCAATtgtggtttattattatttattattacacAAACCCTAGATGTCTAACTTATATAAACCCTAACAGAAACAAGGAACAAAAGCATCACTGGCATATTGATTTACTTACCCAAAGAATGAAAGACATTCAAGATCCACTGCTTCTAGGTTGGTTTGATCTAAACCACAACTCATCTTTAGCAAGAGAACTCACGTTTGAGGATATACCTAAGTATTTTACTTGGAATTCCGAACAAATGTGTTGGATCAAAAGAATGAGAGCAGTATCGAATACTAGGACATCTTATATTCCAAGTAAGTTTCATGGTCATGTTCATTTGCAACTTCTTTTCCGTTTTCTGAAAGGGCCAAGATGTGATGAAGATTTGAGGACGTTTGATGGTGTGGTCTATGACTCTTACAAGGATGCATGTTTGGCTAGAGGATTACTAGAAGAATGATATCTTactattttgaagattttatataatattcctttcattttcttagattttttttattcagctttcagtattttaatttatctatcatgatttctatattaataaaataaattttcttcctattttcattttatgaaaACTCTAATTGCCTTCCTATTTTCATTTTATGGTTAATATACATTGTCTTCCTATTTTCATTTTATGGTTAATATACTattgtatatattaatgtataGAGGTAATACGATTACAAAACTGACGTTTACTTACATCACAATATATccctaataaataaaaaaagaaaaaaacttgaatctcaccaaaatagaagaaaagtATAATAGTTAGGCAAGATAATATCCCAACGtcgaaaatggaagaaaaataaaactaaaccatTGATTTAGATCATCGAAAGAACTACCAAATGGTTCTCAAATACACACAATTCAATGcttaaaattactaaatatacttcttaaaaatatatatcaggTATTTCTTCTGGGATGTCTTAAGAATACCTTATCTTAGTTTTTTAAAGTGATgatagattttatatttatatcataatCAATGTCCATATACCTTATTTTATATAAGAGAATATACCAATGTCatttatggaagaaaaaaattaaacataacaaATACCAAAATGGTTATCAAATCCACACtattaaatacataaaattaacaaagaaacttaattgttttaccaCCTTAATTTCattgttaaattatatatattttccttccCTGGTATACAGAGATTTATGATTTGATTGCGATCATAATCAGATCTtcagaaaatcaatctttttaaatttgcttgccaaaattaatatatcatatatatcataacttatgaatataatttaaaaaagttaaaataaaatttaagagtcgcaactttttataaaatgaagTGAAAGGTCTCTTCATATCTTTATAAAGATACTATTAACACCTTTCAGTTTCCCatcaccacaaaaaaaaaaaaaaaaaaaNAAAAATCCTTCTCAAAAATTCTCTTAGAACAAAGAATTAACGAGCAGAGATTCCCATGGCAACAACACGAATTTCTGATTTGCATCCGGGAAGGACAGATTGGAGGATTACCGCAAAGGTCTTGAGCACTTGGTTTGTCCATGACTTCTTCTCGAAAAGGGTGATGCTTTTGGTCgatgaaaaggtaaaaaatagAACTTTTTGGGTGTATGTTTATATACAGTGTATAGCAAATTACTCACACATGAACTGATTTTATAATATCgctcatataaatttttattgtacatGCAAGGGTAACACCATTGAAGCAACTATCATTCACACTCCACTGATGAAAAAAACCCCTCAGTATATCTACGACGGAGAATGGTATTCGATATCCAATTTTATGGTCATCAAACCAACACTCAAGGATCGAAACACAACAAATCCTTACCAGATTAAAACTTGGAATGATACAGAAATGATCATTCTCGGCGATGTGAGTCCCTCTCACTTCTTTCGTTTCAAAGACTTTGACGACATGAAAAACGGAAGATCTATTGATGGCTCATCTTTTGGTTAGTCTTTGAACTTAAAAATAGTTTGGCTTGAATCgttgtatttttatcaaaattcattttaatgtttattcCGTTTTAGATGTCTTTGGCTGTATTGTTGCTGTTAAGCAAAGAAGAATTCATGGATCTATCAGTGCCGAAGATGGGATAGCCGACGACTATGATGAAGTAGTCTTCACTCTCTTGAATGGCaggtaataaaattattaaatttgttgttCTTATTCTCTATTGTTAATATATTAGGATAAAGTTAAATCAGGTAAATAATAATGTACTGCAACTACAAATATAGGAATGAAACTTTCAAGTGTTGTGCTAAGAGGGATTATGCTTCAAATTTCATGCATCAATGGAGACAAAACGGATATCATCTAACATACAAAACCCATccagtgttttgtgttttgcgATTCTGGAAACTTGGTGTTAGTGAAGGTATGTCTATTTCCTTAGtatgtttaataataaaaatttaaattgaatCCATTGATCTTTTCGTTTTGTAGGTGCACCATGCATTGTCAATTGTAGTGGCTCCTCAAGACTATTCCTTCAACCAAATATTGAGGGTCTGGAAAATCACAAAGCCAAGtaagaattatatttttaaaattagttttttatttaataaaaatatcttacagTTATTTTTCCTGCAGTTCTGAATTTGCTGCACGTCATTATTTAACATATGTAATGGCAAATGAAGAGGAGGTTTGAAGAACATGTGCTAATATGGGATCAAGGATCGAAATCTTTAtctatgttttggtttatgcATCTATCTTTTTGAACTCTAGACCTTAAATTTACTTTTGTATTTGTTAAACAATCTCTCGCTTATTATGTGGTGTGGtactatgtttttaattttcttaaattaaggATATCTTTAAGTCGTAATTCTTATAATATCGTTAATTACTTTTGATGATGGAGATTAATTATCGGGCTAATTGATTaaattagtatttattttatccgtttaaaatagtttttgttaaattagtATTTCTTtagtgtaaatatataaatttagtacACATATGGATTTATGTTATGTTTCTAAGATAACATATATCATTGTTTACGGCTAAAGACCTATGTAGACCTATGTAGACATATatcattgttttcttgataTAACATATAAGGttgttagttgaaattatcaaaacaaaaacgaaaaataaatgaatatttattatttaaaccaATGCATGGATGTCTAAAagtctaattttttaaaattgacacattTCCAAATAAAGAAGAGTTGATTCTCTAAATCTTTACCATTCCAATAAGAAAAGTCAGAACCAAAAGGTATGACTGCTCCCATCAAGCATTTAAATCTTATATTTatcacatttttattatattcatatcTTCACCACTTATCTTTCACCTTCTTCCTTCTATGCAAGTAAtagaacaaagaaaattataaacatggTTGCATTCATAGAGGAATTGGATCCGACAAAGAAGAGATTGAGTATTTCAGTGAAAAAACTCCGGTTGTGGACACCCCATATAATATTCAGACAAACATATTAAGTATTATAATGAGACATCAGATGATGAGGATTATGAGgggacagaagaagaagatgtttatTCTTCTTAGTAGTTTTAGTGGCCAAAAATACTATCTGCACTTTAATTCCCTAATCTTGCATTTCCATATTATTAGTATCTTCAATAAGTTGTTGTAATCTTCAGCCTTTAATTTCGGAGAATAATGTACTTTATCATCGTTACTATTATTTcctttatattaataattagaaaatatttcaataaaatCCTCAagaatattttagaatatttactGTTGCGTATTCTCATCCTTAATTTATAAGTTTGCCTATTTTTTGAGAATGTATTTTAAGACATTCcttccaaaaataatttaatcagagtatataagattttttaaactGATATCACATAAGAAgctatttattaaaatcattaactaagtttttctatcttttgtatttgttgttgacgatgaagaagagaaaagatgtCGACGAAAATCAAGATCAAGGCAAACCAGGAGAACCAAAAATCCGTAAACTCTATAATGGGAATCAAGTACAAAGTCCAGTTATTGTTTCAAATACGCCACAATCTTCAGTCAATATTAATTCTGTTTTCGGTAGAGTTCTTAATGATATTTCTAATCGGCCATCTTCTCATCAACTTTTGTCTCCAAATACAAGTAACACTATTTCTGGtattttacacttttattttatatactttttcttttattttaaatataattatattaacttCCGGAGACTAATAACTTGAGCTTTTCAAATTTTGTCAACTAGGTGTTGAGAATAGAACACCTTCTTCTACCTTTGGAACCCAAAGCATATTGTTCAGGGAAAACCAGTcccatatttttaatggtaatttggttaatttgtaaaaaatgtttattattagTCAGAATCATAAGTATGGTGATATTATTAGTCATGTTATTTGATAACAAGACCTAATTTTATAACTCCTTATATCAGGAAACAAGCCCACTCTCCAAAAAAGTCCAGCAACCCAAACTTTGAAACCCACTATTAGTCACTCATATAATGAAAGAGCTACAAGttcaacaaaaaggaaaggagCAACATCGGCTCTATCAGGTAAATTAAGTTAACATATATCTCTAATTactttaattatctaaaattatatcaaaatgtTATATTAACTTAATACTTATAGACCAAGTGCAGCAGAAGTACTCGAGTAATCATGGAAAGAATACAATATTCAATCCTACACCTACAAATTGTACTAGTATAACAGAAACAAACATCAGACACTCCACTCAAGATGACTTCAGTACAGATAGCACTATAACTAGAGGTATGTTTATTTTAAGACATTAACTTATACTTTTAAATGTTTGgcattttatcttatatatatttagtacgtttttaaaattttttaatttaatttcgcAATAATACACAGAGAGATTGTCCACTCAAGCATCAAAAAACAACTTTTACAGAAGAAAGGTTTATGAAGTCTCCAAAATGACAAatttagatgaagaagaagaggaacaatATGAGCAGCTGGACTCAGATAGCggtataatataattttttattaaataactatGATACTTATTATGCatttattaatgaaaaatatccCCTTCTATTATTTTGTagatattgaagaagaataTGATGATCAAGTGTTTTACTGTAGTAGTCAAGGAGAAGacacttcatcatcatctgaatatgcttctgatgatgaaaatgttgtCGATCAATTTACACCACCAGTGTCATCTTTTAATGCAGCTAAAGAACGTTACGATATGCTCACCATGTTTGAGTCAACGTTTAAAAAAGTATTTGGAACCCAGTCTTTAAGTACAAAGAATACAGTTAATTACTGGGCAGgtaatttttttgaacttatatttttaatgtcgTTTGTAAACAGAAATATTTGTTAATGAGGAAACATTACTTATGGGCAGGATATGTAGATGATGGTGATCCTACATATAGTTGTACTCATTGTGGTGCAATATTTTGGTATGGAGAGAGGATTAACAGACAAAGGAAGACTAATAACCCAATCTATAGTGGATGTTGTATGCATGGACAAATTGTTCTACCTATGCTAAAAGAGTCCCCGGAGATGTTATGGAATCTACTAACAAATGAAGATGATTTGTCACGTCACTTTCAAGAGAACACAAGACTTTACAACATGCTTTTCTCATTTACATCTTTGGGTGGCAAGGTAGACCGGTCTGTTAAAAAAGGACGTGGTCCATCAATGTTTGCTTTGCAAGGGGAAAACTATCATTTGATGGGATCTTTAAAACCAAAGCCTGGTGATTATGCAAAGTTTCAGCAACTTTATATTGTTGACACTCAAAATGAAGTCCAAAACAGAGTTAATGTTATGAGGTAATAAaaagagtttatttttttaatattggatTATCAATATATTATCTATTAGGAGATTTACTAATGTCTACTTTTAAACAATTTCAGCAAAGTAGATCGTGTAACTAATAAGGATGGGAAGAAAAAATTCAGACCAGACCTTGTGGAAAGCTTCATTAAATTGCTTGACGACGTTAATCCTCATGTACAAGCTTTTAGAATGGCTAGAGACAGGTTTGatatggaaaaagaagaagcaaacttCCATATGAGGATTATCTCAAGTCGCAAGACTGATGGCAGAGAATACAACATCCCTACGGCCTTTGAAGTAGCTGCATTGATTCCCGGAGATATTGATGCGAATATGGATAGACGAGATATTGTTCTTCAAAAAATATCTGGAAAATTACTAAGAATTCATGAATGTCATGTCGCATATCTAGCTCTACAGTATCCTTTGCTGTTTCCCAGAGGAGAAGATGGCTACAGACTTGGtattaagaagacaaagataACAAGAGGCAGGAAATCAAATAAACAGAATACTAAGGAATCAAATAGAAAGAGACAGAAGGATGTAAGTATGAGACAGTGGTTTGCGTATAGGCTTCAAGAAAGGAAACATGAGAAGCACACCCTTCTAAGATCAAAGCGATTACTACAGCAGTTTATTGTTGATGCTTATACGATGATAGAAACTAATAGGCTcaggtatttaaaaaaaaaccaaaagaaacttcGAAGGACATACAAGGAAGATTTAAGGAAAGCAGCAGAAGCTGGAGACGACAATCTAAGCAATCAAGGAGATTCTTTCACGCTACCTGCTTCTTTCATTGGCGGACCAAGGTATATGAGGCAGAGCTACCTTGATGCAATGGCTACATGTAAGAAGTTTGGGTTTCCAGATCTCTTTATTACATTCACATGCAATCCTAAATGGCCTGAAATTGTAAGATTTGTCAATAAGAGGAAGCTAAAGGCTGAAGACAGGCCAGACATCATTTGCAAAATATTCAAGCTCAAGCTTGAGAATCTAATGGATGACAtcacaagaaaacatatttttgggaAAACAGTTTCAGGTNNNNNNNNNNNNNNNNNNNNNNNNNNNNNNNNNNNNNNNNNNNNNNNNNNNNNNNNNNNNNNNNNNNNNNNNNNNNNNNNNNNNNNNNNNNNNNNNNNNNNNNNNNNNNNNNNNNNNNNNNNNNNNNNNNNNNNNNNNNNNNNNNNNNNNNNNNNNNNNNNNNNNNNNNNNNNNNNNNNNNNNNNNNNNNNNNNNNNNNNNNNNNNNNNNNNNNNNNNNNNNNNNNNNNNNNNNNNNNNNNNNNNNNNNNNNNNNNNNNNNNNNNNNNNNNNNNNNNNNNNNNNNNNNNNNNNNNNNNNNNNNNNNNNNNNNNNNNNNNNNNNNNNNNNNNNNNNNNNNNNNNNNNNNNNNNNNNNNNNNNNNNNNNNNNNNNNNNNNNNNNNNNNNNNNNNNNNNNNNNNNNNNNNNNNNNNNNNNNNNNNNNNNNNNNNNNNNNNNNNNNNNNNNNNNNNNNNNNNNNNNNNNNNNNNNNNNNNNNNNNNNNNNNTTACTAAGAATTCATGAATGTCATGTCGCATATCTAGCTCTACAGTATCCTTTGCTGTTTCCCAGAGGAGAAGATGGCTACAGACTTGGtattaagaagacaaagataACAAGAGGCAGGAAATCAAATAAACAGAATACTAAGGAATCAAATAGAAAGAGACAGAAGGATGTAAGTATGAGACAGTGGTTTGCGTATAGGCTTCAAGAAAGGAAACATGAGAAGCACACCCTTCTAAGATCAAAGCGATTACTACAGCAGTTTATTGTTGATGCTTATACGATGATAGAAACTAATAGGCTcaggtatttaaaaaaaaaccaaaagaaacttcGAAGGACATACAAGGAAGATTTAAGGAAAGCAGCAGAAGCTGGAGACGACAATCTAAGCAATCAAGGAGATTCTTTCACGCTACCTGCTTCTTTCATTGGCGGACCAAGGTATATGAGGCAGAGCTACCTTGATGCAATGGCTACATGTAAGAAGTTTGGGTTTCCAGATCTCTTTATTACATTCACATGCAATCCTAAATGGCCTGAAATTGTAAGATTTGTCAATAAGAGGAAGCTAAAGGCTGAAGACAGGCCAGACATCATTTGCAAAATATTCAAGCTCAAGCTTGAGAATCTAATGGATGACAtcacaagaaaacatatttttgggaAAACAGTTTCAGGTAAAGATTTATTTACcttctttattttacattaataagactatttttctttcatttataacattacatatatatatttatatataaaaaaattatattattgtgcAGCTATGTACACAGTAGAGTTTCAAAAGAGGGGTCTTCCGCATGCTCATATTATCATATGGATGGATCCGAGATACAAGTTCCCTACTGCAGACGAAATTGACAAGTTGATTTCTGCTGAAATTCCAGACAAGGAAAAAGATCCAGAACTCTACAATATAATATCAGAATGTATGATTCATGGTCCATGTGGTAGTGCTAACCCATCATCGCCTTGCATGGAAGAAGGTAGCTGTTCCAAATTTTATCCAAAACAGAATGTCAAAACCACCAGCATTGATAAGGAAGGTTACCCggtttatagaagaagaaaggatGGGCGTTTTATCGAGAAGAATAGCTTCAAATGTGATAACCGTTATGTTGTCCCTTACAATCGGACTTTGTCACTTAAATATCATGCTCATATTAATGTGGAGTGGTGCAACCAAACAGGTTCAGTAAAGTACTTATTTAAGTATGTTCACAAAGGTAATGATCGAGTTGGTGTCGTAGTTGAAcctaatataaaaaaagttaatgaagAAGGTCACAAGAATCTGCAAAATGAAAATACTCCATCATCAAAAAACGAAATTCAAGATTATTTTGATGGAAGGTAAATATATtgttgtttaatatttaaatttctgttTATATTATTCATTCTAAATCATCTTTTTAAACCTTTTTCCAGATATGTATCTGCATGTGAAGCTATGTGGAGGATTTTAGCTTACCAAATACATTATAGGCAAACCGCTGTTGTGCCACTCAGTTTCCATGAGGAAGGCAAACAAACTATTTATTACAGAGAAGGTGAGTCTGCACAGAATGTCATGGATCGTGACTCTCTTGATGAATCTCAGTTTCTTGCTTTATTTGAACTTAATAAGCGTGATGAAGAAGCAAGAAAGTTATTATACGAAGAAATACCAAGCAAGTTTATTTGGGATGGAAAGGAGAAGTGTTTTTttaggagaaaaacaaaagcatttgCAATAGGTAGAATTAACTACGTGCCTCCGACCATAGATGATGCATATCATTTGAGGATACTCCTTAATTCCATCAGAGGTCCTACCAGTTTTGATCACATTAAAACTGTTAATGGTGTCGTACACAAAACGTATCGTGAAGCATGTTACAGTCTTGGGTTGTTAGATGATGACAAAGATTATATTGAAGGTATCAAAGAAGCAAATTTCATGTGTTCTCCAAAGTTCGTTCGTAAAATGTTTGTCAGGATGCTTCTTGCAGCCGTTTTAAGTACTCCTCATATTGTATGGGAAGAAACTTGAGAAATGTTATCTGAGGACATTTTAAGgcgcaaaagaaaagaattaaagCGACCAGGTACATTACTTAACTATCTTAtatagatacatttttttttaattagttaaatgtagtatataaatttataaatctcaTTTTGCAGAGCTTCAATTGACTGATgaagaaaggaaaatattttgtctacaagagataaacaaacaGTTGAAAAGGAATGGTTCTTCGCTAGAGTCTTTCAAAACTCTGCCTCAGCTACAGAATGATAATATTCCGGT
The Camelina sativa cultivar DH55 chromosome 15, Cs, whole genome shotgun sequence DNA segment above includes these coding regions:
- the LOC104748597 gene encoding uncharacterized protein LOC104748597; the encoded protein is MDSLQKKVFWGKPKKEEIEEYPVKTIQEVLHAFEVGMCRTVCTVFEVDTDYAWVYIACKKCNKKTIVMQDIKLEDEKQKPSPKFFCEYCKEYTAYVSPKFWIYLKVKDDTGEMKCMVFDSFAADMVGMQASELLNNRYNLLEDHDSIPLEVKALQGQTFEFLLSIESKHIRGNSTTYNVAALCSDGNKIAPQIVSSDTYVDPSSMLSGGQGSLMLTDGGEPSDVDASTSSTPSSKRGSSNEFEGDDQSSTSKKHCSMLVNEEAVNVAAVSKELDHLLN
- the LOC104748598 gene encoding uncharacterized protein LOC104748598, with the protein product MATTRISDLHPGRTDWRITAKVLSTWFVHDFFSKRVMLLVDEKGNTIEATIIHTPLMKKTPQYIYDGEWYSISNFMVIKPTLKDRNTTNPYQIKTWNDTEMIILGDVSPSHFFRFKDFDDMKNGRSIDGSSFDVFGCIVAVKQRRIHGSISAEDGIADDYDEVVFTLLNGRNETFKCCAKRDYASNFMHQWRQNGYHLTYKTHPVFCVLRFWKLGVSEGAPCIVNCSGSSRLFLQPNIEGLENHKAK